From the genome of Jaculus jaculus isolate mJacJac1 chromosome 17, mJacJac1.mat.Y.cur, whole genome shotgun sequence:
CCCTTCAGATGCATAACCATGGCTCCCAAACAGGAAGGTGGGTGTTTGTGTTCTCAGGGCCCCAAGACCTACTTCTTTTTAGCAGCCTCTCCTACTCCCACTTTCAGAGCCCTGCTGGGCCATGCTCCTCCACATGAGGTAGGGGGACCCCGTGTGTCACTAAGTGGAGGCATCAGACTATTAAAACAGAACTGGACAACGGGAGGGCTTTTCGCCGTCACCCACACAGACGAGCggaagctacagacagagagcCACTACGGATGGTGCCCGGAACAGAGGTGAGAATGGCCCAGAACTCTGCCTCTGGTGAAGGTGTCAGGTGTACAGGACTTATGGAGGCGCCCTCACCagacccctcctcctcctcctcctccaggccCGCTGGCGGCTTGTGCATCTCCTCTGGGGAAGCCTGAGGCCGACTTGAGTAACTTCTGCTGTCTGAGACAGTCACACGAGCTCGGGACCTCTCACCTGAGGTCTCTGGGTGCTGAACTGGCGTGGAGGTAGTAGCTAGGCCCGGGAGAGAAATGTGGTCACCTGTGTCATCTTCTTCAAAGTCGTTAAGGCAGTACACTTCATCCAGGTCAACGTCCAGTGTCCGGAAGCCCTTGGTGACCACACCGGGCCGGGGGTCCAGGATGCCCCCAAGATGAGGCTGGGCCAATTGCTGCCAGTGGTGAAGGGTGGCTGAACCTggtaggagaaaaggaagaaaaggggacagaaaaaagaaaggattagGATGACGTGTACAAGGAAATCTATTCACCCCCCTCCGAGCTCGGTGTAAACCCCCACAGGACCCGAGCTTGTGGGCTGGGGAGTAAAGGTCAGACCGAATGGGAGGATAGGAACGACAGGAATGGAGCTGGCTGGATCCTTCCTACTGGGCACAGTGCTGTACCTTACCACACCAGGCAGGGCCACCAGTGTAAGGAACCAATAGATTTTTAAGTGAACTGAATGGTATACAATGTGTGCCAGTGATTTCTGTAACAAAGACTTTATTTTAACCAACCAATGCCAACCCCTGAAACTCAACGCACTATCATTCCACTAACAGAAGAGGGCAAAAATAGCAAGACAAGCaactgggggagggggcggggggggggactgTGCTCAATAAAAACACAGGCTGCTGGGAACAGAGACGATCAGCAAGCTGAACAGCCAATCAACCTCCCAACCAAGACCTACAGAAGAATGACAAGGAAAGCAGAGAAGCAGAGGGCAGCAACTATGTGACCACAACCTCCTTTACTcgttttactgtgtgtgtgtgtgtgtgtgtgtgtgtgtgtgttctgccaGAGCCCGCCAGGTGTGATTTAAGAACACAGAAGTCTAAAGCAATTTCCTCGGTGACACCAGATCTTGGGATTCAGGTGACAGCTGGGAGGTCTTGTAATAACATCGGAGTTTATCTCTGAGAATCTTGTGGTGTCTCAGGTGCTCTGCCAAGAtaaaagttctgggctggagagatggcttagtgtttaagacgtTTGTAtgcgaagccaaagggcccaggtttgattgccaggacccacgtaaggcagatgcacaaggggcacatgcgtctggagttcgtttgcagtggctggaggccctagtgcacccattctgtctgtctgtctgtcccctctctctctctctctcttcttgcaaataaataaataaaaattttaaaaatctatatataaAAGTTCCCAGGCCAGGAGTACCTGGGAACCAGGGAGCTTCAGTGCCCATAGCTTCTGTGCCACCTTCTGTGCCCCAGAATGCTCATCACTCCTCCATCTGTGCATGGCCCAGGAGGCTGGGATGCCTGGCCTTACTCCATAGATTGAGTTTCcaatacatacaaataaacattTCACACCCCAGACAGATGCTTGGAGAGGTGCTCAGAGGAGaggcaggagtctgcctgcatAGCCAGACCCACAGGTACTGGCTGGGTGGGCAAGGGTCCCTTTTCAGTGACTGGGAACAGAAGGTGGCAGGAGCCATGAGAAGTCAAGAGAAGACAGACAGTCAGCCAGGGGTGAGAGaggccaggctgggtgagggAGCAGCCAGGGCCTTCTGGTACAAAAAGGAGCTCGCCCCCTTCAAACGCCGCATGGGGCTAACTGGCCATGGAACAATCTAGCCATGGGGTCCTGGACCTGTAAGTGGAAAATCTCAAACCCACAGAAAGGCGTCAgggtggttaagggcacttgtgcTGTAAGTCTGCCAACCAGAGCTTGAATTCCCAGCACAAGCTGGGAGCAAAACTGGCTCACGTGTCTGCGATCCCATTGCACCCAAGGCAgtgagaggtggaggaggagagtCCCTAAATTCACAGGGCCTGCTAGTCTGGCAATCTCAGCAGCAAAAGATAcagagtgaccctgtctcaaacaagggggaaggaCACGATTACAACCCCAGAgttgcctctgacctccacatacacacccatacatctatcatgcacacacacaaaaataactttttaagaaaACAGTTCAACACCCTAGCTTTAAGAATACTCCgtataagggctggggagattgctcagtgagtaagacacttgcctgcaaagcctaacgactcaggtttgattccccaggatccacgtaagccagatgcacaaggtggtgtatgcacctggagtttgtttgcagcggtcaaaggccctggcgtgcctgttctctctatctgtctctttctatctctctcttcaacaaataaataaataaataaaatatattgaaaaaaagaatagTCAGTATAATTGTCTTAATTAACTTGAATCTAATAAATGGAAATCAAAAAATCCTTTtcacacaaaagcaaaaaacaaagatatgaaaagcaaaagaaaatgtattcaaaAGCGAAAAAAAGGTATTCCGGACTCTGAGGTCTTTTAGACACTTCCcaacggggtgggggtgggggtgggtggctaTTCTTCCGTGGGAGCAGAATAACTGAAAGCATTTTGATGGTCACAACCATGGGTGCGTGCAGGGTGCTATCGCCATCTAGTGGCACAGCCAGGAGTGGCGCTGTCACACCATGCCATCAGCAAGATTGAACTTCAGAGCTGAACCTGGGAACCCTCACCCAGAGCTACCCTTCTTAACTCTCAGGACTTTTGAGATCCTGGAGGAAGTAAACACATGCTCCAGGAATAACGTGCAAAGATGGCCACGGATTCAAGGGATCCAGAACCCCAAGGTGCCATAGTGTCACTGTTTATAAGCTTCCTCACGACCTCACTGTCTGATCTGCACCATGCCAACTCACTATGTTGTAAAAATCTCCCTTTGTTGTGTAAAGCTCAGTCTGCTTTACATGTGGCATAGTAATTCACTCCTCAAAGCTGCTGCTAGTAAACATTCTCGCTCTCATTTTGTAAGTGGGAAAACACAGGGTCCTTGAAGCTAGCTAGCTCTTCAGGTGCCCTTAATCAGTGGCAAGCAAGCTAGACCACCAGTGTTCCAGCCAGGCATCGGCTGGACCCCACTAAATAAGCGTCAGCAGATCTGTGTGAATGCAGGAGAGCCCTGCTCTCCCGCTGTGGGGACTCCTCTGCCACCTCTGGGAGACTCCACTatccatgtgcttccttgtgcgcTGGGGTGGCAAAGGGGCACAGGGAGAATCCTTACACAAGCCACCATCATGGCCAGCTTGGGAGTGCACACTGGAAACAAGCGAGAAAGCCCTGGGTATGTGCCCATGTCACCTCCACCCtgagaaagggaaggatggagaagCCAAGGTACTGGGAAGTGATGGTCAGGTCAGGGAAGCCCCCTCTCCCCTCATCCTAATGGGGCATTGAGGTGATTACAAGTCACtgggaaggaactccagactgGCACTCTGGACTCTGGTAAGAGTCTGTGGGTATAATCCTCTATCTGCTTAATAGGGCATGCCCGTTTCACTCCCATCATGGACAGGCTCAAGAAATGAGGCTTGAAGGGTCTGTTGAGCAGAGTTAACAAACCTTCAGAAATGaagggagatacacacacacacacacacacacacacacacacacacacacacatgcattccctgaaactccatagttaAGGGAATTCAGTACAAGTTCAAATGAAAGAAGACATTCAAATATACACCCAGGAAGTACTTGGATTTTACGCCACATCTTGGGCATCCCTTACATAAGCTAAGCCTGGCCAAGACTATCAGGCACTTGCCAAGTGTTAGACACTCGATGTGTGCAATGCCTTTCACTTTCATCACCACGTGCCATGGACAGCAGGAAGGAAAGTCACTTACCAGCGGTTGCAGAAGCGGCTGGTGGCCCATTTGGGACCGCAAACAAAGCCAGCTCCTGTGTCCATTCCCTGAAGCTCTCCACAGTGAAGATGCCCCACGCAGGGGAGCCTTGGGAATGAGTCACAGGGAGGGCGTGTGTAATCACTGGGCAGGTGAAAACCACCTCCACCCGTGACTTCAGTACCATCACCTGTGGGGCTCAAGAGACCTCTCCTTGCTGGCCAGTTCTGAGGCCCCAGACGTCCATGGAGGCCAGCATCGGGGCAGACACCCCTCCCAAAACATGACAACTTCCACGGCCTGAACAACTATAGGAATTCTGCTCATATTCTGGCTACCTGAAGTCCTTCCTTTGATATAGGGCGCAACATTCAAAAGTGAGTATAAATCACATCTGAATCCAAGTTGCCTCATCCCCTCAGCCCACTGCCCAGCCTGATTTCCTTTCCTCATCCAACACCatgcaggagaatcaccatgccGATAGCTTCTTCCCATCACCTACTGTGTCCAGGACGCTCTCACTCCTCCCACCCTCAGGAAAACAGGCTGAGGATGTACACGGCGGGGAAGTGTCAATAGTTActgccccttctcttccctccactTTCCTTCCACCCCTTCCTGCTCTATCTAAAAGTTTTCAAGCCATCAAACTATGTCAGAGTAGACCTGTGCTTAAAATTCAgggtcgggggctggagagatgacttagcagttaaggtgcttgcctgtgaagcttaaaaactcatgtttgaccctccaggtcccacgtaagccagacgcacaaagtatcacaagtacacaaggttgcatatgtgcacaagggggcacatgcacctggagttcaattacagtggctagaggtcttggtcactaattctctctctctctccctctctctctacttctctctctctttctctctctgactcatacatacacaaaagggccagtctgttgggcttgcctcaaaaaaaaaaaaaaaaaaaaccacagtggggggtggaaagatggattagcaggtaAAAGTGCTTTCCAGgtaggcatgagggcctgagttcaatccctagtacccatgtaaaaatctgagtgtggccatgcacacctgcaatcccagtctgGTAGGGgatggaaacaggagaattgctgaggcttACTGGTCCAGGAGGCTGATCAAAAAGCAACTGCTCCAGGTTCTGTGCAAGACTCCATGTCAAGGAAACAAAGTGGAAGTGAAGGAGGAGGCTGCCTGATGGTCTCTGGCCTCTGACATGAGCATGTGCATTCACATGTATAtaacgcacacgcacacacagcagaaaacaaaagtcagggggttggggagatggctggatGATTAAAAccacttccttacaaagcctactgccctgagttcaattccccaaccgcTCATGCAAAGCTAGATgggctttcatttgcagtggcaagaccctggcatgcatgtacaacacacacacacacacacacacacacacacacacacacactttagaaaatCATCATGAAATCTATTGGATAACACACCATTTGAAGTGTGTGAGCTTTCTTTCCCTAATTACACACTCAGTGTATTTGGAAATACTATCTTGGTTATAATTagccaaaaagaaagaacaaaatacagaaaaaggaATACTACCTGTCACATTCTCTTTAAAGAAagtatttctctttctcattggAATATTGTGATTGATCCTTGCCTACCCAAAGCTTTCAAGGTTATATGAAGAGACAATTGCATCCCTAGACATCACTGGGCTTGGCCAGTGTGGCTGACACAGGAGACAGCCAGGTTAGTGAAATGGGAAGAGACAAAGGTGGCAGATACTGACCGTCCTCTGCTCTGATCCCAGCCAGCCTTCTCCAGGGACCTCACCCCAGGTGCCTTTACCAGAACTCCTGAAGACCAAAGGAATCCTGCCAGCTTCCCACAGAGCCGACAGAAAAGGATTTCAGAACCTGACTCCAGCTAATGCTGGTCCAGGTCTCAacactggtaaaaaaaaaaaaaaaagtttggcccTTTGGACCTCAGCTGCTATATCAGGGGAAAGTCCGAGGAGCCTATAGAAAACACCCATGGGAGCCAAACACACAACACATGTTTGCTCCTCACCACGGACTTGGACAACTATGGCTCTATGTCACACACATGGAAATTGGCTCAGAAAACAGGGCCAATTTCCTCAACACCATGACTATGAAACATGGAAGCTAAGAGTCATACAGACTCCCATGTAAGTACCCCACCTGACCAaagtacacacacagacaccaaacTAACTGTGGAGGGCAAGGAAGAAAGAACACACCGGTTGTGTTTTGAACAGCTAAAACAGAAGTCTGAGAGCTCCAAAATGGAGCCAAATGTTATCTCTATCATGAGGATGTGCTACAGGCCACAGTGATAAGACTTTTTAATGTTAGTAATTTAGCTTCCTGGGGAACAAGGTATCTAAGACAAAATTCTTATTGCAAACTGAATGGGATTTCCTCTTATTCTATTCACCTATCATAAGAATACTGCTATCTAAGTCACAagggcaaaagaaataaaaataaaaatttaaagatctcATCCTGCAGTGTACTTGGACAATGAACCCCAAAACATAGTTTTAGATGGTCTAATGAAACACAGTACAGAGATCAGACAAGATGGGGATGATAAAGTCCAATGATTTTTGAGAGacaaaaggggaaaagaaaagaaaggcaaaaaataaaattgcagacATGGAAGATTttattgaaagaaaaacagacaaaattgCAGGGTCAGAAAACAATCACCATGCTTACAAATGAATGAACAATTAAAAAGGAGTGAGTCATCCCTTTCCTGAACTCTAAGAAGAACCTACAATTATACAATTAAAAGATAATTATGAAAACAGGAAACAGCCCtcctccattctttctttgttaaCTACAGGGACCTTGGCACATCTTGGAACTTTATCAAACACAAGCTCAACTGACAGCCTGTTTTCTCCCAACAGAGGCAGCTCTGATCCCAAGGGAACAAACAACAGGGGCATTGAGGTGAAAATCATTGTGCTTCTTTTAGGCACAGAACACGGGTATACACATACCCGTGTTAAATAAGTAATCTATCCGTGGCAATAAAATATCATGGTGGGGGGTGCACGTAGGTAAAGGAGTCCACAAGTGTTCCTGCAAAGAGGTCATAACGAAAGCTCAGAAACGCCAGCTTACAGagcctcccaagcactgcaaACTCAGGGGAGGGCTTCGGAACTGAAGGCCGAGGCAGCTGAGAATGACGGACACGTGGCAGGGTGGAGGGGCTCTAGGGAAAACACTGAATAATCCCAAGCAaccaagaggaaatcaaagtaagAAAGCGGGgaagggtgattttttttttccccataaacttaaatcaTTTGTGGaggcctggcactgaaaatgtgaCCCTCCTCTGGAAAGGGCGGTTCACGGGTCCCCAGAGCCACCTCCTTCCTAGTCTCCAAACTGCAGACCCACAGCACAGCGCACCTGCATAGCCAGTCCCTCTGTGAGAAGAATATGAGAAAACACAACGCTGTCCCGTGACCGTGGCGCGGGGACTACCCAGTGTTTGCCTGGCACTACTTCGCAGCACACTTTCTGAGCGGTCAGAGCATGCCTTGTGTAGCTTTGCCAGGCCCTTGGGCGACCATGGAGAGGGGTTCCCACCGCATGCACGGTGAAAGGGGACCGGAAGCAGCGCCCCTGCGAGAGAGCTCCGTGGCCCTTGGCTCGTAAGGCACGGGAAGCAAAAGACCCAGACCTGCCAGGAGGCTTGGGGCATCTCCCCGGGGAAGTCTACTGCACCACCTCCCCTCCCGCGAAGGAGACACTGGGGCCGCCTCAGAGGAACTCAAACCAGCAGCGGGGGTGGCTGTCACGAAAGAAAAAGGAGTAGGCATGGCAGAGGTGGCCCGCTTCCTGGTGATGGATCAGGGCCCACAGCGAGTCgcagaggaggacagagaggggCCGGGGCCCCTGGCGGTCACCTTCCAGGGGCTTCACGATCTGCAGCTTCTCGGGCAGGTAGGATCGGCTGCTGAAGGACATGCCGGAGAAGCCGGTGAGCTCGGAGAAGCGGGAGTGCGTGCCCACCGACATGATGCTCTCGGTGGGCGTGAGCGAGCCGCTGTGCAGCTCGCCCTTCTCGGCCAGCTCCCGCAGCTTGCGCTCCTGCTCCTCCTCGAAGTACCTCCTCTCCGACAGGTAGTTCTCCCTGCGCAGCGACAGCCGCCGCAGCGCCGTCTCCAGGTCGTGCGAGCCCGGGGTGCCCGGGGTGCCCGGCTTCTTGCTATCATTCCTGGGGAAGAAAGCTGGGTGAGGATGCGGAGGCCGGCAGGGGCGCTGGGGAGCGCGAGGGCCAAATGGACCACGGGATGGTCCAAGGATGCTCAGGCATCAAGGAATGACTTcctggtatattttagagaatgttccatgtgctgctgaaaagtttggatgaaatgtcccatatatatctgttgggtccatttgttctatgacctcatttaatccagatgtctgtttattttttgcagggatgacctgtcaattgatgagtgtggggtgttgaactcacccactaccactgtgtttggtgttatctgtgaccttagttctaacaacgtttgtttgatgaaattgggagcccccatgttaggtgcatatatctttaggattgtaatgtcctcctgttggagtgtgcctttagtcaatataaagtgactttccttatctttcctaactaatgttggactgaagtctaccttgtcagatattaggatagcaacccctgcttgttttctaggcccatttgcttgaaacaccattttccaacctttcaccctaagataaccTTTAtcgaaaggtgagtttcttggatgcaacaaatggaaggatcctgcttttttttaacccagtctgcaaaactatgtcttttggttggggcattgaggacatTGATAATGTTGGTTGTTTAGGGGGATGGTGGCACCATGGTCGAGTGAAAATTTGCTTATGAGTTAAATTCTCTTCCTTCCCAAAGCATCTCCCTGTGGGGCTGTTAGGAAAAGGCTTTCTTCCCGCCACCAGAAGGGCAGCTGGCTCAGGAGGGGCTGCTCTTTCCTCAGGGATGGAAGGGACTGAGTTCTGGACTCGGAACAAAACCCGCTCTGATTGTACAGTGACCACCACTATGACTCAGATGGGCCAAACGAGCCGTTTCAGCAAGGCCAAAGACCAGGGTGCAGGGTGGGCTGTGAAGGACAGGTTTTCTGGGGATTTGGGGTAGAGAAAAACTGCCTACCGCTGAGGAAGGCCCACCCTCGGCATTAAATGAGATAGTCTGATAGTCTGGGTCTTCCTTACCCTTTCCAGCATCCAAGCTACAAAGGGGTTCAAGACaactgtctactttttttttcttctttctttctttctttctttttttgagatagggtctcactctagtccagaccgatctggaattcactatgtagtctcagagtggcctcaaactcgcagagttcctcctacctctgcctccccagtgcttggattaaagatgtgctatTTTGCCTACCTGCTTTATAGATTAACAATACTAACAGGAAAAAACACTCATTAATCCCCTTCAACATTGTAtcgaaaaatatattttgagtatCAGTTTGGTACAGTTCAAGGATATCAAGAATACGTTGGGAAGAAGGGATGTGGAGAAGGGGAAGGGCTACAGTTTCTAGGTGATTCCCTGGCGGCTGCTAAGCGTGAATGGCTCAGTTGGTCAAATCCCCCACCCCTGACTCAGGAAGGGAAAGATGCGGAGCCCACTCACCCCAGGTCGGCTGCCTCCGTCTCCAGAATGAGGCTGCTGGTCTTGTTATCAAAGACCACGTTGCTGACGTCGCTGCCATAGAAGCTGGACCGTGGGGTGCTGACACAGCTGGACAGGAGCGAGTTCACGGCCGAGGACTGGTTGGAGCCAGGGATGTTCATGGGGGAAGGGGTCAGTGATCTCTGCTTGACGACCTGATTGATGTTTCGCACAGTCTCAAAGACACGTTTCTGGTGGCTGGGGAAGAACGCAACGCCTGTGAGCAGGCTCATGCAAGAGACAGACCTACCAAACCTGACCGACTTCAAAGCAACCCCCGGCCTCCGGGAGTCCCCGAGCAGCCTGCTGTGTCCAGAACCTTCATGTCTCTTAGGATGTCGGGAGCCTCCTTTTCGACATGGAATTGGGACACTCAGCACCCACCGAATCTGACTCGCAGCCCAGTTGTGTCCTAAAGGTGCTGCTAGCCGAAATGACGGTGCTTGTCATAGCTCTAAAGCCTGGCCTGCGAATGAAAGCCATCAAGTGTTACTTGTGTCCCTGTAgcacattttctccctcccagATCTATACCATGATATCCCCCAGAAGGCCAGAGTTCTCTGCTGGAAGGAATGTATTGAAGCTTGTAGAATGAATATGTGTGACTTAAAAATGTAAGACTCAAGATCAGTCTTAAATGTCTACAACAAGGTGATAATCTATttgatttttagagagagagaattagtgccccagggccccagccactgcaacggaACTCCAGTTTtgttgcgccacctagtggtcatgtgcgaccctgcgcttgcctcacctttgtgtgacaggcttatgtcgaatctggagagtggaacctgggtccttccttaggcttcgcaggaaagcaccttaactgctaagccatctctccagctcccatactGCCATTTTTAAGAGAACTATGCTTGATttttgatctcactctagcccaggctaacctggaacttactctgtagccaaggctggtctcgAATGTggagccatcctcctatctcagtctctggagtgctggaccacaggtgtgagccaccacactccacTTGAGAATGCACTggttttttgggtgttttttgtttgtttgtttgtttgaggtaggattttactctagcttaggttgaactgaaattcattatgtagtctcagggtggcctcaaactcatggtgacccacctacctctgccttccaagtgctggaattagaggcatgtgccaacacgcccagctgAGAATGCACTTTAATGTTAATGTGTTTTAACGAGGAAAGGGTTTACCCACGGGCCACTTCCTCTGGAGATTCCAAGGACTTCATGCATACCCCGAAGTGGCTGGGGCTCTAGTTACTTGGAGAGTCCCATTTAAGTTTTGGCTGTTGTGCCTTCTGGACCCTGCACAAGCCAGGCTGGGATGTGAGGTTAGGAGAGACGGACTGATCTCCCTCGATGTGTGTGGAAGGAAATGGAAGCCCACCTCACACCACAGAAGGGCCCTTGCCAGCCTACACTGCTGGTTTTTCCTTTTCCTAACAGATATTAACATGTCTTAAAGTAATACTTTCCACTAAAGGAAAGAGATAGTTGTACATGCGCATCATGACAGAGCTTGGAAGAGAGATGGGAAATATAGCATTTCTTTTCCACCTTCCTGGACGTTCACCATGTAACTTGAAAACCTcttgagaggagaggaaggataTGTCAGCTATGTTCTCGTTTCCCTTCTCCTGGACTGGCAAGGaccaccaccatgactggctgtgTCTAAGGCCTGACGTCAATCAGTCCCTAGATTCTTAATCAAACAGGTTGGGAATGGATCATGAAGACTTAGGTCTATAAACGCTGTGGCCGTACGTGATGTCTGGAGACTCGGGCTCTTCCAGCTGCAGCTCCTTGCGCATCGTCCCCTCGATCTCCGCTGCCAACGAGTCCTGGGGAAAGTCAGAAGACACATCAAGGCAGTGGCCACACAAAGGCTCTGTCCTAAGATGAGATGTGTGGCCAGGGAGCCGTGGAAGCCCAGAAGCGCTTAGACTTTCTGACACCCAACACAGGGTCAAGAGCATTCTCCACCGAGGGAGACCCTTCCTCTCTGGACGTGGCAGCTCCTGTGGGGTCAAGTGCACAGCCCCTAATGCCCAGGCAGGTTGGGTGTTTGAAGCAAGTCCCATGTTCCCTTGGTTAAACCACATAGCTgaaatagaggccctggtgagggaTGGCACACAAAGCTATTGTCTTCCCAGGCCACTGGTTCAGTTTGCTGCAGCCCCTCACACCcctgcccccgcctcccccccccccaacacacaccaggGTTTTGGCACAAAGGCCAGACTAAGACTTCCAAATCTGGCTTCTAAGCAGGTACCTCCCCACCTTCTACGAGGACCCTGTGGTTCTACGGGGGAGATGTCCTACATGCATGGCCTGAGCCAGGCCACAGCCCCCCCTAGGCTTCTGCTCTCGTCCTCACCTGGCCTCCTGCACCGGGAGCTCCTCTCTCCTCAGTTAGCCATGGCCAGCCAACCGTCACCAATTTCTCAGGAAACACAGGACTGCTGTTTCCAGAGGGACCTTacacttcctcctctgcagaccCCACATGTGGGACCCCCCcatccacacatacacagaagaccctgcttgttttctcaaGAGTCccccatttggggctggagagatggttctgcaggTAAGTGCACTTTgtatataagcatgaggacctgagactgcttgagttcaaatctctagaacccacataaatagctgggcatggccgcgcctgtctgtaaccccaatcctgcggagagcagaggccagagaaccatGGCTAGGAGTGGGAAGCTGAggactcagtgagagactctgtctcaaagaaaaaccaGGTGGATAAGCGACAGAATGGTACACCAGTGTTTTATCCTGGCTGTCAGAGGGTGCTGCATCAGCACATGAGGTGTATAtgaatataccacacacacacacacacacacacacacaaaggatacACAGTTTCCTTCTCTGGAAAGGTCATGAACTTGTGGTCACAGGAAGGCTGGACCCTGAGGGCTTCTTGCTTCCCAGTTCAGCTGAATGAGGGGAATGAGCCTCTTCAGTGCACAAACCCACTCCTCACTATCTGAGCAGCCTTCCAGAACCCCCCGCCCCAGCGGGCTCAGGTTGTTCTTTTTGAGAtaatttcatgtagcccaggctagccttaagtTGGCTGTGTagctgggagctgggtgtggtggtggactgcttttaatcccagcactcgggaggcagaggtagaaggattgctttgagtttgaggtcaccc
Proteins encoded in this window:
- the Trak1 gene encoding trafficking kinesin-binding protein 1 isoform X10; protein product: MCPLGLGPDGSSGLAAKSSPRDGLLGQCLSYGVTSAMSLRDVGGEEECFEHECQDEERTPSHEQHDTLDILEEVLCAERVGQMTKTYNDIDAVTRLLEEKERDLELAARIGQSLLKKNKTLTERNELLEEQVEHIREEVSQLRHELSMKDELLQFYSSAAEESEPESVCSTPLKRNESSSSVQNYFHLDSLQKKLKDLEEENVVLRSEACQLKTETITYEEKEQQLVNDCVKELRDANVQIASISEELAKKTEDAARQQEEITHLLSQIVDLQKKAKACAVENEELVQHLGAAKDAQRQLTAELRELEDKYAECMEMLHEAQEELKNLRNKTVPNTTSRRYHSLGLFPMDSLAAEIEGTMRKELQLEEPESPDITHQKRVFETVRNINQVVKQRSLTPSPMNIPGSNQSSAVNSLLSSCVSTPRSSFYGSDVSNVVFDNKTSSLILETEAADLGNDSKKPGTPGTPGSHDLETALRRLSLRRENYLSERRYFEEEQERKLRELAEKGELHSGSLTPTESIMSVGTHSRFSELTGFSGMSFSSRSYLPEKLQIVKPLEGSATLHHWQQLAQPHLGGILDPRPGVVTKGFRTLDVDLDEVYCLNDFEEDDTGDHISLPGLATTSTPVQHPETSGERSRARVTVSDSRSYSSRPQASPEEMHKPPAGLEEEEEEGSGEGASISPVHLTPSPEAEFWAILTSVPGTIRSGSLSVASARLCG